Below is a genomic region from Miniphocaeibacter halophilus.
TATTACAGACTTGTTTTCTTTTAAAATTTGTTCAGTTAAATGTAAATATATTTCCGTTTTCCCACTACCTGTAACACCATGAATTAAATTAAAATTATTTTCACTTTTTAAAATCTTATTAAATATTTCTTTCTGCTCATTATTTAAGGTAATTTTTTTATAAATTTCATTTTCTTCGATTACTTTACCATAACTAACTTCTTCTATTTTTATTATAGCCTCTTTTTTCTCTAAGGTTTTTAAAACACTAGATGATGTGGAGGTGTTCTTCAATAACTTTTTTATTTCTGTTTTTCCATTATTTTTTAAATAATCGATTATTTTAATTTGAGATTTTGCATTTTTTCTAATACTTTTTAACTTAAAATTCTTATTATATTCATAAAAGTAAGTTTTCCTTTCTTTTATGGAATTTTTAATAATATATTTAGTTTTTAGAATATTATTTTCCAATAATTCAGTAATATTTAAATTAGGATATTTTTTTTGAATATCCTCATAGGATCTAGGTTTTATAAAAAAATTATAAGTTTCCCCATCTAAATCATTAATAGAATTTTCATTTACAAAATAAACTTCCTCCAAATCTTTCCAGTTTCCTGGAGGTAGAACCGTTTGAAAAGCAGAAGAAAAATCTGACAAATACCTATCTCTCATATAAAAAGCCAATTCTATTAAATCAGTTGTAACTATTGGGTTTTTATCTACTATTTTATAAATATATTTTAATTCAAATTTAAAATTAACCTCATCTAAAATATTTACTATAATACCCAGTCGTTTTTTATTACCTTTTCCAAAAGGAACAATTACTCTTTTTCCAATTTTCACATCATGTTTGTATTGCTCGTCAACTTTATAGGTGTATATTCTATCTGTTACTCTGGTCTTATTTTCAAGAACAATTTCTACATAAATCATTTATATTAAATCCAATATTTTATTAGCTACTTCACTTTTTAACATTAATGGTAAATCTATTATTTCATCTTTAGAAATAATTTTCACTTTATTTGTATCTACATTAAAACCGGCATCTTTTTCGGTTATGTTATTTGCTATAATGTAATCTACATTTTTGTTTTCTAATTTTCTTTTACTATTTTCAATTAAGTTGTTAGATTCTGCCGCAAAGCCAATAACTAGTCTTTTACCTTTAATTTTACCAAAATAGGACAGTATATCCTCATTTGGAATTAGTTCTAAAAGAAGATTTTCTTCCTTCCTTTTGATTTTTTCCTTACTTTGTTCTTTTACCCTAAAATCACAAGGTGCAGCAGCCATAATTAAAACATCTGCATTATTAAATTCATTTTCAATTGACTTTTTTAACTCATTATTTGTAGTTATATCTATTTTCTTTATTCCTTCGGAAATATTTAATTTACTAGGTCCGGAAACTAATACTACTTCTGCTCCTCTATTATAAGCTGATTCTGCAATAGCATAGCCCATTTTACCGCTTGAGTCATTGGTAATATATCTTACAGGGTCAATTCTTTCTATTGTAGGACCAGCTGTTACTATAACCTTTTTACCTATTAAATCTTTTTTTATAAAATACCTATCTATCTCTTCAACAATTTCTATAGGTTCAGCTAATCTTCCGTCACCATAGGTATTACATGCTAAATAGCCAACGTTTGAATTAATAAATTTAAATCCTCTTTTTTTCAGTATATTAACATTATTAACTGTGGCAATATTGTTTAGCATATTGGTATTCATGGCTATTGCCACAAAAGTATCTTTTGTATATGCCAGCAAGGTTGATGTAAGTAAATTATCTGCTACGCCATTGGCTAATTTAGCAATAGTATTTGCCGTTGCAGGAGCTATTAAACATAAATCAGCTCTTTTAGCAATTTCAATATGCTCAACCTCATAATGGTGTCCATTATGAAACATATCAGTATGGACTAAACAATTACCCATAGTTTCAAATACTAAAGGAGAAATTAATTTAGTAGCAGCTTCTGTCATAATTATTTCCAATTCATAACCTTTTTTAACTAATCTAGATACAACATCTACAACTTTATAAATTGCTATTCCTGCCGTTACACAAATTAAAATTCTTTTTTTACCCATTATTCTCCCTTTACTTCTGTAACTTTACCTTCCATAATTTCTTCTATGGCTATAGTAACAGGATTCTTATCTTTTGTTTTTATTAATACTTCAGCACCATCTATTATTTTTCTAGCTCTCTTTGAAGCCATAACACAAATGGCATATCTACTATTACTAATTTTTTCTAATTCTTTAAATGATGGATTAATCATAATTTCACCCCTTGTATATTTGTAACTTTCAATTTTTCAGCTTCAATAATACATTCTATTTTTTTCACAGTTTTTTCTATTTCATCATTAATAACTGCATAATCATATTTATCTATAAATGATAATTCATTCTTAGCATTATTCATCCTAAGATTTATAGTTTCTTCATCTTCAGTTGCTCTTTTTTCAATTCTACTTCTCAATTCCTTCATATCCGGTGGTAATAAGAAAATATAAACAGCTCCCGGATAATTTTCTTTTACCTGTAAAGCACCTTGAACATCAATTTCCAATATAACAATATCGCCTTCAGCAATTTTATCAACTACATAACTTTTTGGAGTACCATAATAATTTCCATGAACTTTAGCATATTCAATAAATTCTCCATCGTCTATTTTGTCTTTAAATTCATCTAAGGATAAAAAATAATAGTTCTCACCATTTTTTTCTTGTGGCCTTTTTTTACGTGTTGTAGCTGAAATCGAATATTTAATATCTTTTCTTTTATCTAATAATGCTTCACAAACAGTACCTTTTCCAACACCTGAAGGTCCTGATAATACTAATAAGAATCCATCTCTCATTTAATCCTCCATTATTCAATATTTTGTATTTGTTCTCTAATTTTTTCTATTAAAGTCTTAAGCTCTATTGATTTTTCAGTAATAATTTTATCATTAGATTTTGAACTTATAGTATTTACTTCTCTATTCATTTCCTGAATAATAAAATCCAGTTTTCGTCCTATAGACGAATTTTCTTTCATAGTGTTTGTAAATTGGTCTATGTGGGATCTAAGCCTTACTATTTCTTCAGTAATATCGGATTTATCCGCATATAGGGCTATTTCTAAACTAATTCTATCCATGTCTAAAGATTCTGTTTCAGAAAAAATATCATTTAATTTTTCTAAAAGATCTTCCCTATATTTTTCAGTGAGTTTAGGTGATTCTATTTCTATTTCAGAAATCAATTTGCTAATTTCTAATAATTGAGTTTCAATAATTTTACTTAAGTTCTCACCCTCTACTTTTCTCATGTTTTTTAACTCTACTAGAGCTTCTTCCATTAAACCTATAACAAGTTTTTTTGTACTGTCTTCATTAGGTTCTTCATATTGTAAATTAATTACACCATCGTACTTTAAAATATTATTTAAACCTACTTCTTCATTAATTTGTAGTTCATTTTTTAAATTATTTAAAGCTTCATTAATACTTTTAGCTAAAAGATAATCTACATCAATTTTTGCAGCATTTCCAATTTTTCTTGTAGATTTTATGAATATTTCAATACGACCTCTATTAAGGTATTTTTTTACTGTTTTTTTAATATCTTCTTCTAAATAATTAAAATAATATGGTGATTTAATCTGAATATCTAAATACTTATGATTAACTGTTTTTATTTCAATAGATATTGTAAAATCATCATTTTCTCCATCGCTTCTTCCAAAGCCTGTCATTGAATAAACCATATTCTCTCCTTTTCCTTAATTACTTTATTTTAATATATATTAAAATAGAATACAATAGATTATTACATTTTCTTAACAATTACTATGATATAATTACTTTGAGGTGATATTTTGAGTTTTGATGGTATAGTTACAAAATCTATAGTAGAACAATTACAAAAATTATTAATTAATGGGAAGATAAACAAAATCAATCAACCTGAAAAAAATTCTTTAGTATTTAACATTTACAACAATAAAAATAATTATAAATTATTGATAGATGCTTCTAGTAATAGTCCTAGAATAAATATAACAAAGAATAATTTCGAAAATCCGGTCCAAGCTCCTAATTTTTGTATGCTACTTAGAAAGCATATTCAAGGTGGAAGTATTACTAATATTGAACAAGTTGGACTTGATAGGGTTATTAAAATAGATGTAAAATCATTAGATGAGTTAGGTGATTTTATAACAAAAACCCTTATTATCGAGCTAATGGGAAAATATTCTAATATAATTTTAACATATAAAAAGGATCAAAAAATTATTGATAGTATAAAAAGAATTACATTGGATTTAAGTAGAATTAGACAGGTTTTACCAGGAATGGAATATTCAAGTATTCCCGATAATAAAACTGATATAATGAAAGAAAAAATTTATCCAAGTGAAATAATTTCAAAATTAGAAAAACCCGTTAAATTATCACGACTTTTTTATATGAACTATACTGGATTTAGTCCTCAGTTAGGAAAAGAAATTTCCTACAGGGCAAATTTAGATAGTGACATAAAAACTTCTGACTTAAGTGAAGACAATTTGAAATTAATTGACTTAAGCTTTAAAGACATAAGTAATTCCATTATAAATAAAGAATATAAATTTAATATATATAAAGATTCCAATAATAATTATTTAGATTTTCATATTATAAAATTAAATCATTTAGGTGAAAATTATTCTAGTTTTGAAAATGTTTCAGAATTAATAGATGATTTTTACAGCCAAACAACTATTTCTGATAAAGTTGGACAAAAAATTTCTAATTTACAAAAGAAAGTAAAAACTATTTTAAATAGAAATTTAAGTAAATTGGAAAAACTTAAACAGGAAGAAGTTATTAGTTCCGATAGGGAAAAATATAAAGTATGGGCTGATTTAATATCTGCAAATAGTCATCTTATAAAAAGGGGACAAACTATATTAGAAGCGGAAAATTTTTATGACCCTGATTTAAGTCTTGTTGAAATAAAATTAGATGAAACTAAGAGTCCTTGGGAAAATGCTCAATTCTATTATAAAAAATACAGTAAATTGAAAACATCAAATAAATTATTGAAAACTCAAATTCCGAAATTAGAATCTGAAATAGCATATATTTATCAAGTTTTAGAAAGTCTTAAATATATTAATTCAAATAATGAAATTGATGAAATAAGGGATGAACTTGAAAGTAATGGTTATTTGAAAAAAAGGAAAAAACCTAAGATTAAATCTAAACCATCCCTTCCTTTACACTATAAAAACAAAAATAACAACGACATTTATATTGGAAAAAATAATTATCAAAATGACTATCTTACATTAAAATTTGCTAACAAAAACGACTACTTCTTACATGCAAAAGATGTTCCAGGTTCTCATGTAATTTTAAGAGGTAATAATATTGTAGAAGAAGACATTTATGATGCTTCGATGTTAGCAGCCTATTATAGCAGCCAATCTCAAGAAGACCATGTTCTTGTAGACTATACTTTAAAGAAAAATGTACGTAAGGCTAAACACGCCAAACCCGGTATGGTATATTATGATAATTATGAAACTAAAATGGTAAATTTAAAAGAATTCAATATTGACAATTATAAGAAAATAGAGAAATAAATCTCTATTTTTTTATTATATATTTGTTTGGAAGTTTTTCCAGCATATTGTCATATTTATAAACATCTCCATATACATAAACTTTTTTATCCATTTCCACTACTGCTCCAGTATCAACTATACAATATACAGGCATATTTGTTTTTTCTAAAATTAATAATTGATTTTTATTATTTTTATTAAAATGTACTTCAACTGTTAACTCTGTTAGACTTAAGCCGCTTAGATAAATTATTTCATCTTTTATATTTTTAGGCGTATCTATAGTAAATTTACACATATTAAGTGCACCAGCACTCATTCCAATAAAAATCCCCTTATATTCTCTCAAGATTTCATCAAATTAATTTTTGTTATAAAGCTATTTTGTTCAACAGTATCTCCCCCCATTAAAAATATAAGAGAATATTCATTCATGCTGTTTAATAATTTAAAATCAAAATCTTCATATAAATATTCAATATCAACAAATAATAAATTATTTTTTAAAAATAACTTATATATTTCAGTACCGAATTCTTCAGTTAATTTTTTATTCTTTAGATTTGATGGAACAAATAAAAGTTTCCCCTTACTTAACTTTACTTTAAGCAAGTTTAAAAATTCTTTATTTCTAATTATTTCTTCCATATTGCTAATTAATATTTTAATCACATTCTACTCCTATAAAAAATAAAAGCCATAACAATTTATAGTTGTTACAGCTTTTATAAGTTTTTTAGTATCTTTCCTTTACAGCTCTACGAATTCTTCTCTCAGCATCTTTTTTAGCAATACTATCTCTTTTATCGTATATTTTTTTACCTTTAGCTAAGGCTATTTCCAATTTTACTAAACCATCCTTTAAATATAACTTTAAAGGTACAATTGTAAAGCCCTTTTCTTTTGTAGCACCTATTAGCTTATTAATTTGTTTTTTATGAAGAAGTAATTTTCTTGTTCTTAAAGGGTCTACATTATACCTATTACCATGTTCGTATGGACTAATGTGCATACCAAATATAAAAAGCTCCCCATCTTTTAATAGGCAATAGCTTTCTTTAATAGAGACTTTCCCTCGTCTTATGGATTTTACTTCAGTACCTTTTAAAACAATTCCTGCTTCAAATACCTCTTCAATAAAATATTCATAACGTGCTTTTTTATTGTTAGCTATAATTTTTTTACTCATATTTTTCACCATTAATTAATAAATTCAAAATCTATTTGTCTTCTAGAACTACTAGCATCTATCACTTTTACTGTAACTTGTTGACCAAGATTGTACATTTTGTTCCTAGTTTCACCTACTACTATATATGATTCTTGATTAAAAGTGTAATAATCATCTTTCATTTGGGCATATTGTACTAATCCTTCTATTCCATTATTAAGCTGAACAAAAATACCAAAATTAGTTAGGGATGAAATAATACCTTCAAATTCTTCACCAATATGCTGTTCCATATATTCTGCCATTTTCATATCATTTACTTCGTATTCTGCTTCTTCAGCTCTTCTTTCAGTTATTGAACAATGGTGTGCTACTTCATCTATCATCTCTAAATATGCCTTAATGTTTTTAGTATTAGGTTTATTATGAATAAAGTTTTTTAGAATTCTGTGAATAAATAAATCCGGGTATCTTCTTATTGGAGATGTAAAATGAGAATAAAACATACTGGATAAACCAAAATGTATATCCGGTTCTAAACTATATTCTGCTTTTGAAAGGGAGCGAAGTAGTAATGTTGAAACTAACATTTCCTCAGGCTTTCCTTTTACGTCTTCCAATATTTTTTGAAAATCCTTAGAATAAATATCTTGTCCCTTTAAAAAATAACCAAATTTTTTAATTATATTTTTAAACTGTAGAACTTTCTCCTTACTTGGCTCAATATGGACTCTATAAATAAATGGTTCTTCCATATAGCCAAAATGTGCACCAACTGTTTCATTAGTTACAATCATAAACTCCTCAATGATTCTATTGGCAACTCTTCTTTCCTCTTTGACCACATCTACAGCTTTTCCATTTTCATCTAATATTATTTTTGACTCAACAAAATTAAAATCAATACTACCACGATTTTTTCTTTTATCTTTTAATATTTCAAAAAGTTCAGCCATTATCCTTAATTTATTATTTAAATAATCATCATTATAATAATCTGACTTATTTTCAAGAATATCCGACACTTTTTCATAAACCAGTCTGTAATCCGAGTTAACAACAGACTCAAAAAATTTATAATCTACAACCTTACCTTTAGGATTTATTTCCATTTTACATGTTATAGTAAGTCTGTCTACATTAGGATTTAAACTACATATGCCATTGGATAATTGTTTAGGAAGCATTGGAATAACCCTATCTAATAAATAAACAGAATTACCTCTTTTATAAGCTTCTCTATCTAAAGCGCTTCCTTTAGCTACATAATGAGCTACATCAGCTATATGAACATATAATATATAGTTATCTCCCTTTTTATCTATGGAAACAGCATCATCGAAATCCTTGGCGTCCTCGCCGTCAATTGTTACGGTAAATAAATCTCTAAAGTCCTTTCTCTTCTTAATTTCTTCTTTTGATACTTTTTGTGGAACTTTATCGGCCTTTTCTAAAAGTTTATTTGAAAACTCATAAGGTAGTTGAAATTCCAATGCAATACTTGAAATATCAACACCTTTTTCATTTTTATTACCTAGTACTGAAGTTATAATTCCTTCCGGACTCTTGCCATTTTTAACTGTATCTTTTAACTTTATAACTACCTTATCATTGTTTTTAGCTCCATTTTTATCCCTTTTTGCAATAAAAATATCAAATCCATATTTAGAGTCGTCTGGAATTACAAAACCAAATTGCTTTGAATCCTTATAGGTCCCAACTATTGGAGTTTTACTTTCCTCTATTATTTTTACAACTTCGCCTTCAGCACTTCTGGACTCTTTTTCGTCTACTAAAATCCTTATTAATACTCTATCCTTATGTTTTCCTCCATTTAAACTATCTTTTGAAATAAAAACATCAGAAATAGATTTATTTTCTTCAATAAAATATGCAAATCCGGCTTTGTTTCCCTGTAATGTACCCTTATATAAACCTTCTGAAGAAGTCAAAACATATTTTTCTCTTTTAGTTCTATATAACAAACCTTCTTTTTCTAAATCTTTTAATATTTTAAAGAAATCCCTATATTCTTTTATACCTATATTAAATTCCAATGCTAATTCTTCTTTTGTCATTGGCTTATAATTATTAGATGAAATATAATTTACTATATTATTTTTAATATTCATTTTAATCCTCCACTTTATATTATAACATTATAAAAACAAATGAAAAAGCTAGGGATTACCTAGCTTGAATTTTTCCGTTTTTTAAATATAATAACTTGTCACCTAATATTTTTGCTTCTAT
It encodes:
- the coaBC gene encoding bifunctional phosphopantothenoylcysteine decarboxylase/phosphopantothenate--cysteine ligase CoaBC, whose product is MMGKKRILICVTAGIAIYKVVDVVSRLVKKGYELEIIMTEAATKLISPLVFETMGNCLVHTDMFHNGHHYEVEHIEIAKRADLCLIAPATANTIAKLANGVADNLLTSTLLAYTKDTFVAIAMNTNMLNNIATVNNVNILKKRGFKFINSNVGYLACNTYGDGRLAEPIEIVEEIDRYFIKKDLIGKKVIVTAGPTIERIDPVRYITNDSSGKMGYAIAESAYNRGAEVVLVSGPSKLNISEGIKKIDITTNNELKKSIENEFNNADVLIMAAAPCDFRVKEQSKEKIKRKEENLLLELIPNEDILSYFGKIKGKRLVIGFAAESNNLIENSKRKLENKNVDYIIANNITEKDAGFNVDTNKVKIISKDEIIDLPLMLKSEVANKILDLI
- the rpoZ gene encoding DNA-directed RNA polymerase subunit omega, yielding MINPSFKELEKISNSRYAICVMASKRARKIIDGAEVLIKTKDKNPVTIAIEEIMEGKVTEVKGE
- the gmk gene encoding guanylate kinase: MRDGFLLVLSGPSGVGKGTVCEALLDKRKDIKYSISATTRKKRPQEKNGENYYFLSLDEFKDKIDDGEFIEYAKVHGNYYGTPKSYVVDKIAEGDIVILEIDVQGALQVKENYPGAVYIFLLPPDMKELRSRIEKRATEDEETINLRMNNAKNELSFIDKYDYAVINDEIEKTVKKIECIIEAEKLKVTNIQGVKL
- a CDS encoding YicC/YloC family endoribonuclease, yielding MVYSMTGFGRSDGENDDFTISIEIKTVNHKYLDIQIKSPYYFNYLEEDIKKTVKKYLNRGRIEIFIKSTRKIGNAAKIDVDYLLAKSINEALNNLKNELQINEEVGLNNILKYDGVINLQYEEPNEDSTKKLVIGLMEEALVELKNMRKVEGENLSKIIETQLLEISKLISEIEIESPKLTEKYREDLLEKLNDIFSETESLDMDRISLEIALYADKSDITEEIVRLRSHIDQFTNTMKENSSIGRKLDFIIQEMNREVNTISSKSNDKIITEKSIELKTLIEKIREQIQNIE
- a CDS encoding Rqc2 family fibronectin-binding protein, producing MSFDGIVTKSIVEQLQKLLINGKINKINQPEKNSLVFNIYNNKNNYKLLIDASSNSPRINITKNNFENPVQAPNFCMLLRKHIQGGSITNIEQVGLDRVIKIDVKSLDELGDFITKTLIIELMGKYSNIILTYKKDQKIIDSIKRITLDLSRIRQVLPGMEYSSIPDNKTDIMKEKIYPSEIISKLEKPVKLSRLFYMNYTGFSPQLGKEISYRANLDSDIKTSDLSEDNLKLIDLSFKDISNSIINKEYKFNIYKDSNNNYLDFHIIKLNHLGENYSSFENVSELIDDFYSQTTISDKVGQKISNLQKKVKTILNRNLSKLEKLKQEEVISSDREKYKVWADLISANSHLIKRGQTILEAENFYDPDLSLVEIKLDETKSPWENAQFYYKKYSKLKTSNKLLKTQIPKLESEIAYIYQVLESLKYINSNNEIDEIRDELESNGYLKKRKKPKIKSKPSLPLHYKNKNNNDIYIGKNNYQNDYLTLKFANKNDYFLHAKDVPGSHVILRGNNIVEEDIYDASMLAAYYSSQSQEDHVLVDYTLKKNVRKAKHAKPGMVYYDNYETKMVNLKEFNIDNYKKIEK
- the smpB gene encoding SsrA-binding protein SmpB, producing MSKKIIANNKKARYEYFIEEVFEAGIVLKGTEVKSIRRGKVSIKESYCLLKDGELFIFGMHISPYEHGNRYNVDPLRTRKLLLHKKQINKLIGATKEKGFTIVPLKLYLKDGLVKLEIALAKGKKIYDKRDSIAKKDAERRIRRAVKERY
- the rnr gene encoding ribonuclease R; this translates as MNIKNNIVNYISSNNYKPMTKEELALEFNIGIKEYRDFFKILKDLEKEGLLYRTKREKYVLTSSEGLYKGTLQGNKAGFAYFIEENKSISDVFISKDSLNGGKHKDRVLIRILVDEKESRSAEGEVVKIIEESKTPIVGTYKDSKQFGFVIPDDSKYGFDIFIAKRDKNGAKNNDKVVIKLKDTVKNGKSPEGIITSVLGNKNEKGVDISSIALEFQLPYEFSNKLLEKADKVPQKVSKEEIKKRKDFRDLFTVTIDGEDAKDFDDAVSIDKKGDNYILYVHIADVAHYVAKGSALDREAYKRGNSVYLLDRVIPMLPKQLSNGICSLNPNVDRLTITCKMEINPKGKVVDYKFFESVVNSDYRLVYEKVSDILENKSDYYNDDYLNNKLRIMAELFEILKDKRKNRGSIDFNFVESKIILDENGKAVDVVKEERRVANRIIEEFMIVTNETVGAHFGYMEEPFIYRVHIEPSKEKVLQFKNIIKKFGYFLKGQDIYSKDFQKILEDVKGKPEEMLVSTLLLRSLSKAEYSLEPDIHFGLSSMFYSHFTSPIRRYPDLFIHRILKNFIHNKPNTKNIKAYLEMIDEVAHHCSITERRAEEAEYEVNDMKMAEYMEQHIGEEFEGIISSLTNFGIFVQLNNGIEGLVQYAQMKDDYYTFNQESYIVVGETRNKMYNLGQQVTVKVIDASSSRRQIDFEFIN